In the genome of Acaryochloris thomasi RCC1774, the window CGCGTGTTTCAAACTCGCCCCGCAGAGCTAACGATTGTTGATGATCCGGCAGTAGCCGCCGCCGCTCTGGCTGGGGAGCTGATGTGGCAAACCCAAGAGCGCTTTGCCGTGGTTCTCTTAGATATTAAACACAGGCTGCTGGGCACCCATGTGATCAGTATCGGCACCGCCACCGAAACCATTGCTCACCCCCGAGATATCTTCCGCGAAGTCATCCGACAGGGCGCAACGCGCGTGATTGTGGCCCACAACCATCCCTCAGGTAGTATTGACCCCAGCCACGAAGACGTAGAGCTGACGCGCCAGTTGCTAGCCGCAGCTCAACTGCTGGGCATTCCGCTTTTAGATCATTTAATTCTTGGCAACGGAGAATACAGTAGTCTCAGGCAGACGACTTTACTATGGGATGAGTGTCCCCAAGGTGATTAGTCTTTTGTATCGTTGAGGCAGTCTCGAATCACCCTTAGGATTGGGGAGCCTTCTACGATATGATAATTACGGTCATGATCGGTTGGATTTTTTGACAGTAGGAATTACGTAGAGGATAGACGCAGTGATTAGAGTAGCGATCAACGGGTTCGGGCGGATTGGACGAAATTTTATGCGGTGCTGGTTGCTGCGGGAGAACAGCAACATTGAGGTTGTTGCTATCAACGACACCTCTGATCCCAAGACAAATTCGCACCTGCTACGCTACGACTCTATGCTCGGACGGCTTGATGCCGATATTCGTCCTGATGGCGATACCATCATTGCCAATGGTCACGTCGTGAAGTGTACCTCTGACCGCAACCCCGCCAACTTACCCTGGGGTGCTTGGGACATTGACATGGTCGTGGAATCTACAGGTGTTTTCGTCACTAAGGAAGGTGCTGGCAAGCACATTGATGCGGGTGCAAAGAAAGTTCTGATTACGGCTCCCGGCAAGGGTGGCGTGGGCATGTATGTGGTTGGCGTCAACCATGAAGACTATGACCCCAATGATGCAATTCTCAGCAACGCAAGCTGTACCACTAACTGCTTAGCACCTGTTGCAAAAGTTCTGCATGAAAACTTTGGTATTGTGCAGGGCTTGATTACAACAACCCACAGTTATACCGGTGACCAACGAATTTTGGATGCCAGTCACCGCGACCTAAGACGGGCGCGAGCTGCCGCGGTTAATATCGTACCGACTTCCACTGGAGCGGCGGCGGCTGTGGGTAGCGTGATTCCGGCACTGCAGGGCAAATTAAATGGAATTGCTCTGCGAGTTCCAACGCCTAACGTATCAGTTTGCGATTTCGTCGCTCAAATTGAGAAATCTGCGATTGCAGAAGAAGTCAATGAAGTGCTCAAAAATGCCTCGAATAACGGCATGAAGGGGATCATCACAGTCTGTGACGAGCCTTTAGTCTCAGGTGACTTCAAAGGACATGATTCATCTTCAATTGTTGATGCGGCGTTGACCATGACCATGGGCGGCAGCATGATTAAGGTGATCTGCTGGTATGACAATGAGTGGGGCTACAGCCAGCGCGTTCTTGACCTTGCTGAGTACGTTGCTGCTAAGTGGTAGTTTCTGCTATTTGAGCGCTCTGCTCGCTTGATCAGAAATTAGCAAGAAACCCTCGCCTGAGTCAGGCGAGGGTTTCTTTTATTTGAAATTTGGGGTGAGTTTACGATAGCTGCTCAAATTCATCGGCCAAAATGATCTGAGGAATCCGACCTACGAGGCTTTTTACTAAAGATTGTTGTTCATTGAGTAGTGTAAATTGTGGGACGCCCGTCACGTCGTATTGATCCATCTGGGGGAGCCACTGCGCTTCGTCCACGTTGAGCATGACGAAGTTGATATCTTCACCATATTGCTGCTCTAGGGTTTGCATTGTGGGAGCCATAGACTGACAGACGGAACACCAGTCAGCATAGAATTCTAGAATGGTGGGTTTTTGAGATGCGATCGCAACCTCATAGGGCACAGCATCTTGAGCCATCTCCTTCATCACCTTGAGCCCCGATAGACTTGTTGCACTCGCTGGTTGAGCAGTCCAGCAACAGGTTATCAATATCCCAAGCAACAGAATACTTTTCAACAACTTATGCATCAATTTTCTCCAGAAGCCCAGAGAGAATTGTAACAAAACCACTTTCAATAGGACGGATATTCCGGTCAAGAATCACCGCCAGCACCCAACCGTTGCTTTACAATCAGCGATAGTAAGATAGAAAAGCCGTTAAACCTTTTGCTATGCCCGACCCCATTCTGGAGGTTAGCAACCTACAAGTACAGTTCAAAGCTGAGACCCAGACTGTCAAAGCAGTAGACGATGTCTCCTTTGTGCTTCATCGGGGCCAAACCCTAGGAATTGTGGGGGAATCTGGCTCAGGCAAATCAGTAACGTCTTTATCGCTCATGCGTTTGGTGCCCAGCCCACCCGGTGAAATTGTCAACGGTGACATCTGGTTTCACGGTCGCACAAAGAATGACGAGGCTCCCATCAACCTGCTGCAGCTCCCACTTCGGGATATGCAAAAATATCGCGGCTCCCAGATCTCAATGATCTTTCAGGAACCCATGAGTTCCCTCAATCCCGTCTATACCTGTGGATTTCAGCTCATTGAAGCCATCCTTCTTCATAAAGATATTTCTAAAGTAGAAGCCCGTCGCAGTGCCGTTGCCCTCCTGCAAGAAGTAAAGCTGATCCCCAGCGATGCAGAACTGAAGCAGCTAGCAATACAGTCAAGCAGCACAGACATCAATGAAGCCGAGATTCAGCAGCAAATTAATCAGCAGAAACGCTCGTTTTTAGACCGCTATCCCCATGAACTGTCTGGCGGACAGATTCAACGGGTGATGATTGCGATGGCCATCTCCTGTGACCCCGCAATTTTGATCGCCGATGAACCCACGACGGCACTGGACGTGACGGTACAGGCCACAATTTTAGACCTGCTGCGCGAACTGCGAGACAGCAGAGGCATGTCAATTATCTTCGTCACCCACGACTTGGGCATCATTGCTGAAATCGCCGATAGTGTCGCCGTCATGTTCCGGGGCAAAATTGTCGAAGTTGGCTCTGTTCAGCAAATTTTTTCTGAACCTCAGCACCCTTACACCCAAGGTCTTCTGGCCTGTCGCCCCCAGCCCCACAAACGTCTTGAGTATCTGCCGACTATCAGTGCCTTCATGGCTGCCGCCGAACAGGCAGAAACAGCAGAGAAAGATTTCAATCGCTCCGCCGCGTCCCCTCTGACCATCGCAGAAATTCCTGAGTCAGCCATCCAGCAGCGGCTCACGGACTTGAAAAAGCACGAACCTTTAATGATGGTCCGAGACCTCCAGGTTTTTTTCCCGGTCAGGGGAATGTTTGGGCAGACCGCCCGCTACGTTACCGCTGTCAACGGCGTCACCTTCAACGTCTATCCGGGTGAAACACTGGGCTTAGTTGGAGAGTCTGGCTGCGGCAAAACAACGCTAGGTCGCACATTGGTGCGCTTGATCGAACCCACCAGCGGCTACATCAATTTTGAGGGGAACAACATCACCGCGCTGCGCGGGAAACCGCTGCGAACCCTGCGGCAAAATCTGCAGATCATTTTTCAAGACCCCAACAGCTCCCTCGACCCCCGCATGAGTATTGGGGCCGCAATTATGGAACCGATGAAAATTGCCGGTGGGGTACCTACTGATAACGGCTGGTCAAAAAATCGTAAAGAAATGCGCGATCGCATCGCCTACTTACTCGAACGGGTTGATCTCAACCCAGACGCCATGAATCGCTATCCCCACGAATTCTCTGGGGGCCAGCGGCAGCGCGTCTGTATCGCCCGTGCCCTAGCCCTCAACCCCAGATTTATCATCTGCGATGAATCGGTCTCGGCCCTAGATGTTTCAGTCCAGGCCCAGGTGCTCAATCTACTCAAAGAGCTGCAGAAAGAATTTTCGTTAACGTATATTTTTATTTCCCATGATCTGAGCGTTGTTAAATTTATGAGCGATCGCATCATGGTTATGAATCGCGGAAAGATCGAAGAAATTGGCCCTGCCGAAGCGGTCTATCAGGCTCCTGAGAAGGAATATACCAAGCAGCTGATTGCCTCTATCCCCACTGGAATTCCGCCAGAAGCCCTCTCTGCTTAAAGCTATTTTGGGGGGCTCCACTTTGCGACTAGCTAGTCACAGCCACTATGATAGTGGGTGCCCCGCCACCGCAGCTACTCTGTGCTGTCCGCCTATTCATGGACAACGTCACCCTAATTTGTACCTTTATTCAACAAATTGTTAATCAACAGCCTGCCTTTTTATACAATTCAGAGCTGAGGATTGAGCCAGTTAGCGATGCTCTGCAATTAGTCGCCGCCTCAGGAGGGTTGGTTGCCGCTTCACAAGCGTTGAATGGAGTCGCTCAAGTTGCTGTCAGACACCAATCTTCTCACTGGAATACGGTGCATACGGCCATGGCCGAAGCCGGTTTCTTACCCACCGGTAAGTCACGCATGGCTGGATTCTACGATTATCAAAGTATTGCAGTCCCGGCTGGATATCAGGTCCGATTCACCGATGCCTTAGATATCTTACAAGCCTGGTGGAGCTACAAAAATCCAGTCAAAATGCGGCCGATCATGGCAATGTTGATTCTCCATAGAGGTCACTGGTATGCCATACAAGATCTCACCTGTCAGCAGGGAACTTTGTTAATCCATACTCTCAAAGACACTCTGAAGCTCTACCCCCTTGATCGAATTATCTGGCTACAGAAAGGTGCTTCTCAGCCCGTGCCTGCCAAGGCGCAAAAGACCTCATCGGCCCGCTCGACGGCGGTCTCTGCATCAAATCCCCCAGAACAGCTCGAGCCGCTTCCCATATCCCATAGCAAAAAAATTGGCAGCTACCTTGTAGAAGCTGCATTGCTGACGACGGCTCAAACCGAAGTTGTTCTCTGCGATCAGCAAGCGACGGGAATGCGATTTGGCGAGATTTTAGTCAAGAGAGGTTGGCTAAAAGAAGAAACCATTGAGTTTCTAATGAAAAATGTGATTCTTCCCCAGCGAGCCGCGGCTAGGCGAGAAGCAGGGCTAGCAACTCAGAAAATTCGGAGACGTGTCGCCCGCAAGATCCCGATATCCACACCGTCGCAGTCTACGCGAGTCAGCGTTCATAGCCGTTCAAAACCAGTTGTCACGAAATCAGAAGAGCCTCTTTCTTCACACCCAAAGCCACCCCCTACTGCGGATGCTCTCCACAATCGAGAGACACTTATTACCCGTCAGATTCCTGACTTTATCGATTTACCGGCTCAAGCTGCAGTCGCCTTACACAACCGTGAGACTTTAGTGACCTATGACCTTGATCTAGAAGATTCAAATTCTTGGGATGATTCTGAGCTTGTTTAGATGCCTGATACAAGCGACTTTCAGCATCTCCTTCACGGTGGGGCAACCCGTTGATATTCTGATCAATCCATCACTGTTCCTCTCTCGAGAACTAAGTAGATAGGCTTAATTGACTTGA includes:
- the radC gene encoding RadC family protein; amino-acid sequence: MTYSPRVRDLPSCDRPRERLMTQGSQFLTSAELLAILLGTGQGAGKLSAVGLGQLILHELGEHQHEPLAILRNINAAELMQIEGIGPAKATTILAAIELGKRVFQTRPAELTIVDDPAVAAAALAGELMWQTQERFAVVLLDIKHRLLGTHVISIGTATETIAHPRDIFREVIRQGATRVIVAHNHPSGSIDPSHEDVELTRQLLAAAQLLGIPLLDHLILGNGEYSSLRQTTLLWDECPQGD
- the gap gene encoding type I glyceraldehyde-3-phosphate dehydrogenase translates to MIRVAINGFGRIGRNFMRCWLLRENSNIEVVAINDTSDPKTNSHLLRYDSMLGRLDADIRPDGDTIIANGHVVKCTSDRNPANLPWGAWDIDMVVESTGVFVTKEGAGKHIDAGAKKVLITAPGKGGVGMYVVGVNHEDYDPNDAILSNASCTTNCLAPVAKVLHENFGIVQGLITTTHSYTGDQRILDASHRDLRRARAAAVNIVPTSTGAAAAVGSVIPALQGKLNGIALRVPTPNVSVCDFVAQIEKSAIAEEVNEVLKNASNNGMKGIITVCDEPLVSGDFKGHDSSSIVDAALTMTMGGSMIKVICWYDNEWGYSQRVLDLAEYVAAKW
- a CDS encoding thioredoxin domain-containing protein; this translates as MAQDAVPYEVAIASQKPTILEFYADWCSVCQSMAPTMQTLEQQYGEDINFVMLNVDEAQWLPQMDQYDVTGVPQFTLLNEQQSLVKSLVGRIPQIILADEFEQLS
- a CDS encoding ABC transporter ATP-binding protein; this translates as MPDPILEVSNLQVQFKAETQTVKAVDDVSFVLHRGQTLGIVGESGSGKSVTSLSLMRLVPSPPGEIVNGDIWFHGRTKNDEAPINLLQLPLRDMQKYRGSQISMIFQEPMSSLNPVYTCGFQLIEAILLHKDISKVEARRSAVALLQEVKLIPSDAELKQLAIQSSSTDINEAEIQQQINQQKRSFLDRYPHELSGGQIQRVMIAMAISCDPAILIADEPTTALDVTVQATILDLLRELRDSRGMSIIFVTHDLGIIAEIADSVAVMFRGKIVEVGSVQQIFSEPQHPYTQGLLACRPQPHKRLEYLPTISAFMAAAEQAETAEKDFNRSAASPLTIAEIPESAIQQRLTDLKKHEPLMMVRDLQVFFPVRGMFGQTARYVTAVNGVTFNVYPGETLGLVGESGCGKTTLGRTLVRLIEPTSGYINFEGNNITALRGKPLRTLRQNLQIIFQDPNSSLDPRMSIGAAIMEPMKIAGGVPTDNGWSKNRKEMRDRIAYLLERVDLNPDAMNRYPHEFSGGQRQRVCIARALALNPRFIICDESVSALDVSVQAQVLNLLKELQKEFSLTYIFISHDLSVVKFMSDRIMVMNRGKIEEIGPAEAVYQAPEKEYTKQLIASIPTGIPPEALSA